The proteins below come from a single Erinaceus europaeus chromosome 20, mEriEur2.1, whole genome shotgun sequence genomic window:
- the EXPH5 gene encoding exophilin-5 isoform X4 — protein sequence MRSSSGQRRTGSDPVELQTSRSKNMPHQRNTTSFSSRLSFRSSFASLFSFRKSRKDLKLQSLGLKGCDSHAGPPVSVRGTASQAKMYNSPLENQAVGSAFVPKPADMREGSHTPPWDNSLLENEFFQVLDDLDSKLAQEQFSSSVNTRTPFNYGSRTQPSYFHSTGNRRGNTTGRDKNHYNETSNMSIYDILRPGTPREGFKTFSPRTKTIYDMYRTKQSRVITEDYMQKNTFGSTSLCLDSQQRSASSAAGHFTARSLHFPGTVQSKSGFKPPNYQQSPKRTPLSSIIWNRSDSFRDRQNQEVFLEAPSPMEIDLSNQRTNPRCFRENTKYEFYRSQSFYQNVSLNAPMDNAMSSDPFENSENMPFYTQNNPFARTFFSNTFGQNREQMFGQSPFWGQQEEHSSWSDFHQSRKPFIFSDRDFEMISIEENHAPTGHSHHVPSQDRGPFSHSYRSNIFRDQKESHPWQFDPQTCAPENMEVPQDNDHQSTLHFNTPNVYSTADSRYHIKSGGLGYQKESSPTERHINKDPYSFGIRVLASSFKTSLPQIYDDKRNSQSPIFQNPTINMQKTIPSKSVCLPRRSYTEATVTNSDSNHYPPLTESQVNILVTDVSNEKDLNESILEKSQQLNKMDQTSMAGEILQPISQTVISNPLPDFQNSLTQDSVKSDRFAFNTSTTISSKRSPSISSKKDNPKLCTSHRDKASGFKKGNSCIANPKLDSAVSLPFIQESRATSSFPSPNQDCHQEQTENNEVTSGILQNNHSESVPTDKQNTQSPEKSAVLDAREEQYKTTHSVNCSKSVSGPSMSDESLGLSSSTCSDSLLVNNSILDAPAITSTIAFSGRSPSGPDPSLEERGEKDCDSKNQKNQFASNHFGNQKSNERDVPIHNEMVGVAKYDSHLPLWARKGRGKVRQRISCIENLNKTENRSTAISDNSDPIEVNQSNFKAPEPHTTYCTLPRKSASILNSRKSDSDTMTSSLRNKPVPFQTKNTVEKPRGQYTSNKFSLSSLDSENKFSRVVLDFVPVATTATEGVANKKTIESPSVRKKTLPFLIKRAVSCPSGVPYAANGRDGKERCLASDSGAPAAAPVHWERVTSPLKSDSAVKDYSLTERYHQNDCFQECTERDSENADTRTFSLSNEDPLPFSSDMSEQESWKSLHKWKTTSTFSVSGDEDNVKCLEVVSIYYTLPRKHGKKIGSLLQKCTQNTNSFTESPKVEADAFKKNDLNHSTQEQVGTSSSEDLNMLVNSAQNNHCLSHTTGNRTVLQSPNVGSSSVSLHKGDSKTREMFLDHLSKSTLSDSQSRKEREKKLQSETLHRSPVLPGKKVKAKSESHQQCIKSANSGPASSLAHSEETSQTLRNLGAHSCSDIAITAAGNGNGLQKDVMSITTDDSANELQPKELRGEIETHFQRPTDKALCDSETQVFALPPALHKLQLDEETHSSELDLKILHSEPRKLPQRSQDMNMKNKTNLDDLEKEDTKSLAKHRLTAVCKASRKFPAKGLSPRRHVATIFPQSGNNSDFSQLSLDTQLVPKSTDSSGGSRLSDSGVDMETSENPPQVTVLSSREASTHMSNQESDNISQPHQNEFDNISQLPPKCENSKNVAEVQIWGGESDFMDHPAFINFTEADFSDYQRKMNTPCSLEPALQSAIHSQLQRRGPSLEWEPEPLPYRSKSLKNIHLHGDGLRKSQPPKARERHFSESTSIDNALSRLTLGDEFSNNSRYSRRFKSFSELPSCDENESWTNLCPRSATSISRPIDYGIFGKEQQLAFLENVKRSLTQGRLWKPSFLKNPGFLKDEVINPPNSVESSSTNVPCNELPEDHLSPSAPLNIYEEDPMDSDSDTDTTTDDEYYLDENDKESEL from the coding sequence TTTTAGATGATTTGGATAGCAAACTGGCTCAGGAACAATTTTCAAGCTCAGTGAATACCAGAACACCTTTCAACTATGGATCAAGAACACAACCCAGTTATTTTCACTCCACTGGGAATAGACGTGGTAACACCACAGGAAGAGACAAAAATCACTATAATGAAACTTCTAATATGTCAATCTATGACATCCTGAGACCAGGAACCCCTAGGGAAGGTTTTAAAACCTTTTCTCCTAGAACAAAAACAATTTATGACATGTACAGGACAAAGCAGTCCAGAGTTATAACAGAAGATTATATGCAAAAGAACACTTTTGGGAGTACTTCTCTATGTCTTGACAGCCAGCAACGATCAGCCTCGTCGGCTGCAGGGCATTTCACAGCAAGAAGCCTGCATTTTCCAGGCACAGTTCAGAGCAAGAGTGGGTTTAAACCCCCAAACTATCAACAGAGCCCAAAGAGGACTCCTTTATCATCCATCATATGGAACAGATCAGATTCTTTTAGAGATAGACAGAACCAAGAAGTGTTCTTAGAGGCTCCATCACCAATGGAAATTGACCTGTCTAATCAGCGTACGAATCCCAGGTGCTTTCGGGAGAATACAAAATATGAATTTTATCGTTCACAGAGTTTCTACCAGAATGTTAGTTTAAATGCACCCATGGATAATGCAATGAGTTCTGACCCATTTGAGAACTCAGAGAACATGCCTTTCTATACTCAAAATAACCCATTTGCTAGGACTTTCTTTAGTAATACGTTTGGGCAAAACAGGGAACAGATGTTTGGACAAAGTCCTTTTTGGGGCCAACAGGAAGAACATTCTTCCTGGTCAGACTTTCATCAAAGCAGAAAACCATtcattttttctgatagagactttGAAATGATCTCTATTGAAGAAAATCATGCACCCACTGGTCACAGCCATCATGTTCCTTCTCAAGACAGAGGACCATTTTCTCACAGTTACAGGTCAAATATTTTTAGAGACCAAAAAGAGTCACATCCCTGGCAGTTTGATCCTCAGACATGCGCACCAGAGAACATGGAGGTGCCACAAGATAATGATCACCAATCGACTCTTCATTTCAATACACCAAATGTTTATTCCACGGCTGATTCAAGATATCACATTAAATCTGGTGGATTAGGATATCAAAAGGAAAGTTCTCCTACAGAAAGGCATATAAACAAGGACCCTTATTCATTTGGAATAAGGGTCCTAGCATCCTCATTCAAAACTTCACTCCCCCAGATTTATGATGATAAAAGGAATTCTCAGAGTCCCATCTTTCAGAATCCCACAATTAATATGCAGAAAACTATTCCCAGTAAGTCTGTCTGTCTACCAAGAAGAAGCTATACAGAGGCCACTGTAACCAACAGTGACTCAAATCATTATCCGCCTCTTACTGAAAGTCAAGTCAATATCTTGGTCACAGATGTGAGTAATGAAAAAGACTTGAATGAatctattttggaaaaaagccAACAACTAAACAAGATGGACCAGACAAGCATGGCAGGTGAAATACTTCAACCTATATCACAGACAGTGATCTCTAACCCTTTACCTGATTTTCAAAACTCCCTCACCCAGGACTCAGTGAAAAGTGACAGGTTTGCTTTTAACACATCTACCACAATAAGTTCAAAAAGGTCACCTAGCATCAGTTCTAAGAAAGATAACCCCAAACTGTGTACATCACATAGAGATAAAGCCAGTGGATTTAAAAAAGGTAATAGTTGTATTGCGAACCCAAAACTTGACTCTGCAGTTTCCCTTCCTTTCATTCAGGAAAGCAGAGCAACATCATCTTTTCCAAGCCCAAATCAAGATTGTCACCAAGAACAAACTGAAAATAATGAAGTTACTTCAGGCATTCTTCAAAATAACCACAGTGAGTCTGTACCCACTGATAAACAAAATACACAATCTCCAGAAAAGTCTGCTGTTTTAGATGCCAGGGAAGAACAATATAAGACAACTCATTCTGTCAACTGTAGCAAGTCAGTTTCTGGTCCCAGTATGTCAGATGAGTCTTTAGGTCTTTCATCAAGTACATGCTCAGATTCCTTACTTGTGAATAATTCTATTCTTGATGCCCCAGCAATTACTTCTACTATAGCTTTCTCTGGGAGAAGTCCTTCAGGCCCAGATCCATCTctggaagaaagaggggaaaaagactGTGATAGCAAGAACCAAAAAAATCAGTTTGCCTCAAACCACTTTGGGAACCAAAAGAGTAATGAGAGGGATGTGCCTATACATAATGAAATGGTTGGTGTTGCCAAATACGACTCACACCTTCCTTTATGGGCTAGAAAGGGACGAGGAAAAGTAAGACAGCGCATATCTTGTATTGAAAATttgaacaaaacagaaaatagatCAACAGCCATAAGTGACAACAGTGATCCCATTGAGGTGAATCAAAGCAATTTTAAGGCTCCTGAGCCTCACACAACGTATTGCACCCTTCCAAGAAAATCAGCCAGTATTCTTAACAGCAGGAAGTCAGACAGTGATACAATGACTTCTTCCCTTAGGAATAAACCAGTCCCATTCCAAACCAAGAACACTGTGGAAAAGCCTAGGGGACAATACACATCAAACAAATTCAGTCTCAGTTCTTTGGATTCAGAAAATAAGTTTTCCAGAGTGGTTTTAGACTTTGTTCCAGTAGCAACTACAGCTACAGAGGGGGTggcaaataagaaaactatcgaATCTCCTTCTGTTAGGAAAAAGACACTTCCTTTCCTCATCAAGAGGGCTGTGTCATGTCCTTCAGGGGTGCCATATGCTGCAAATGGAAGAGATGGAAAGGAGCGATGCTTGGCCTCAGACTCTGGTGCTCCTGCTGCAGCACCAGTGCACTGGGAAAGAGTTACTAGCCCTCTGAAAAGTGACTCAGCTGTTAAGGATTATTCTTTAACCGAAAGATACCACCAAAATGACTGCTTTCAAGAATGTACTGAGAGGGATAGTGAAAATGCTGACACCAGGACATTTTCACTTTCAAATGAAGACCCTTTACCTTTTTCTTCAGACATGTCAGAGCAAGAAAGTTGGAAATCATTACATAAATGGAAGACTACCAGTACGTTTTCTGTTTCTGGTGATGAAGATAATGTAAAATGTCTCGAGGTAGTTTCAATATATTACACTCTACCGAGGAAACATGGCAAAAAGATTGGTAGTCTCCTACAAAAGTGTACACAGAATACAAATTCATTTACAGAGTCACCCAAAGTAGAGGCTGATGCTTTCAAGAAAAATGACCTAAATCATTCAACACAAGAACAGGTAGGAACATCTTCATCTGAAGACCTGAATATGCTGGTCAACTCCGCTCAGAACAACCACTGCCTTTCTCACACCACTGGAAATAGGACAGTTTTACAATCACCAAATGTTGGGTCCTCATCTGTTTCCCTTCATAAAGGAGACTCTAAAACTAGAGAGATGTTCTTAGATCACTTATCTAAGTCAACCCTAAGTGATTCACaaagcaggaaagaaagagagaaaaaactgcAAAGTGAAACCCTACATAGGTCACCAGTGCTTCcggggaaaaaagtaaaagcaaaatCTGAAAGTCATCAACAGTGCATTAAGTCAGCCAACAGTGGTCCTGCTAGTTCTCTGGCTCATTCAGAGGAgacttctcaaaccctaagaaaTTTGGGAGCACATTCATGTAGTGACATAGCCATCACAGCTGCTGGGAATGGAAATGGTCTTCAGAAAGATGTTATGAGCATAACTACTGATGACAGTGCCAATGAATTACAGCCCAAGGAACTCAGAGGGGAAATTGAAACACATTTCCAAAGACCAACTGATAAAGCACTTTGTGATTCAGAAACCCAAGTCTTTGCTCTTCCTCCAGCTTTGCATAAACTACAACTTGATGAGGAAACTCACTCAAGTGAACTGGATTTAAAGATTCTGCACTCTGAACCTAGAAAATTACCTCAGAGAAGCCAGGACatgaatatgaaaaataaaaccaaTTTGGATGATCTAGAAAAGGAAGACACCAAATCTTTAGCTAAACACCGATTGACAGCTGTGTGCAAAGCAAGCAGAAAATTCCCAGCTAAAGGTTTAAGTCCCAGAAGACATGTAGCTACTATTTTCCCCCAAAGTGGGAACAATTCTGACTTCAGCCAGTTATCTCTTGACACACAGCTTGTTCCAAAGTCCACAGACTCCAGTGGTGGAAGCAGGTTGAGTGACAGTGGAGTGGATATGGAAACATCTGAGAACCCTCCTCAGGTTACTGTACTATCCAGTAGGGAAGCTTCTACCCACATGAGCAATCAAGAGTCTGACAACATTTCACAGCCGCATCAGAATGAATTTGATAATATCTCACAGTTGCCACCAAAGTGTGAAAATTCTAAAAATGTAGCAGAAGTTCAGATTTGGGGAGGAGAGTCAGATTTCATGGACCACCCTGCATTCATCAACTTCACTGAAGCAGACTTTTCTGACTATCAGAGGAAAATGAACACTCCTTGTTCACTGGAGCCTGCACTGCAATCTGCAATACATTCACAACTACAAAGGAGAGGTCCATCTCTGGAGTGGGAACCTGAGCCACTCCCCTATCGTTCTAAGAGTCTGAAAAACATTCATTTGCACGGTGATGGGCTGCGCAAAAGTCAGCCTCCAAAAGCCAGGGAGCGCCACTTTTCTGAAAGCACTTCTATTGATAATGCACTGAGCAGACTGACCCTTGGGGATGAATTCTCTAACAACAGTAGGTACAGTCGAAGGTTCAAATCTTTTTCTGAACTTCCCTCCTGTGATGAAAATGAGAGTTGGACTAATCTGTGTCCCAGATCTGCCACATCTATTTCCAGACCTATTGACTATGGGATTTTTGGAAAAGAGCAGCAGTTGGCATTCTTGGAGAATGTGAAGAGGTCACTCACACAAGGAAGGCTATGGAAGCCAAGTTTCCTTAAGAACCCTGGCTTTCTAAAAGACGAGGTAATTAACCCTCCTAATTCAGTGGAGTCCTCAAGCACAAATGTTCCTTGCAATGAGTTGCCAGAAGACCATTTATCACCAAGTGCTCCACTTAATATCTATGAAGAAGATCCTATGGACTCAGACAGTGACACAGACACAACCACAGATGATGAATATTACCTGGATGAAAATGATAAAGAGTCAGAATTGTGA
- the EXPH5 gene encoding exophilin-5 isoform X3 encodes MLKQPLTYRLRRGMAEKNPVELQTSRSKNMPHQRNTTSFSSRLSFRSSFASLFSFRKSRKDLKLQSLGLKGCDSHAGPPVSVRGTASQAKMYNSPLENQAVGSAFVPKPADMREGSHTPPWDNSLLENEFFQVLDDLDSKLAQEQFSSSVNTRTPFNYGSRTQPSYFHSTGNRRGNTTGRDKNHYNETSNMSIYDILRPGTPREGFKTFSPRTKTIYDMYRTKQSRVITEDYMQKNTFGSTSLCLDSQQRSASSAAGHFTARSLHFPGTVQSKSGFKPPNYQQSPKRTPLSSIIWNRSDSFRDRQNQEVFLEAPSPMEIDLSNQRTNPRCFRENTKYEFYRSQSFYQNVSLNAPMDNAMSSDPFENSENMPFYTQNNPFARTFFSNTFGQNREQMFGQSPFWGQQEEHSSWSDFHQSRKPFIFSDRDFEMISIEENHAPTGHSHHVPSQDRGPFSHSYRSNIFRDQKESHPWQFDPQTCAPENMEVPQDNDHQSTLHFNTPNVYSTADSRYHIKSGGLGYQKESSPTERHINKDPYSFGIRVLASSFKTSLPQIYDDKRNSQSPIFQNPTINMQKTIPSKSVCLPRRSYTEATVTNSDSNHYPPLTESQVNILVTDVSNEKDLNESILEKSQQLNKMDQTSMAGEILQPISQTVISNPLPDFQNSLTQDSVKSDRFAFNTSTTISSKRSPSISSKKDNPKLCTSHRDKASGFKKGNSCIANPKLDSAVSLPFIQESRATSSFPSPNQDCHQEQTENNEVTSGILQNNHSESVPTDKQNTQSPEKSAVLDAREEQYKTTHSVNCSKSVSGPSMSDESLGLSSSTCSDSLLVNNSILDAPAITSTIAFSGRSPSGPDPSLEERGEKDCDSKNQKNQFASNHFGNQKSNERDVPIHNEMVGVAKYDSHLPLWARKGRGKVRQRISCIENLNKTENRSTAISDNSDPIEVNQSNFKAPEPHTTYCTLPRKSASILNSRKSDSDTMTSSLRNKPVPFQTKNTVEKPRGQYTSNKFSLSSLDSENKFSRVVLDFVPVATTATEGVANKKTIESPSVRKKTLPFLIKRAVSCPSGVPYAANGRDGKERCLASDSGAPAAAPVHWERVTSPLKSDSAVKDYSLTERYHQNDCFQECTERDSENADTRTFSLSNEDPLPFSSDMSEQESWKSLHKWKTTSTFSVSGDEDNVKCLEVVSIYYTLPRKHGKKIGSLLQKCTQNTNSFTESPKVEADAFKKNDLNHSTQEQVGTSSSEDLNMLVNSAQNNHCLSHTTGNRTVLQSPNVGSSSVSLHKGDSKTREMFLDHLSKSTLSDSQSRKEREKKLQSETLHRSPVLPGKKVKAKSESHQQCIKSANSGPASSLAHSEETSQTLRNLGAHSCSDIAITAAGNGNGLQKDVMSITTDDSANELQPKELRGEIETHFQRPTDKALCDSETQVFALPPALHKLQLDEETHSSELDLKILHSEPRKLPQRSQDMNMKNKTNLDDLEKEDTKSLAKHRLTAVCKASRKFPAKGLSPRRHVATIFPQSGNNSDFSQLSLDTQLVPKSTDSSGGSRLSDSGVDMETSENPPQVTVLSSREASTHMSNQESDNISQPHQNEFDNISQLPPKCENSKNVAEVQIWGGESDFMDHPAFINFTEADFSDYQRKMNTPCSLEPALQSAIHSQLQRRGPSLEWEPEPLPYRSKSLKNIHLHGDGLRKSQPPKARERHFSESTSIDNALSRLTLGDEFSNNSRYSRRFKSFSELPSCDENESWTNLCPRSATSISRPIDYGIFGKEQQLAFLENVKRSLTQGRLWKPSFLKNPGFLKDEVINPPNSVESSSTNVPCNELPEDHLSPSAPLNIYEEDPMDSDSDTDTTTDDEYYLDENDKESEL; translated from the coding sequence TTTTAGATGATTTGGATAGCAAACTGGCTCAGGAACAATTTTCAAGCTCAGTGAATACCAGAACACCTTTCAACTATGGATCAAGAACACAACCCAGTTATTTTCACTCCACTGGGAATAGACGTGGTAACACCACAGGAAGAGACAAAAATCACTATAATGAAACTTCTAATATGTCAATCTATGACATCCTGAGACCAGGAACCCCTAGGGAAGGTTTTAAAACCTTTTCTCCTAGAACAAAAACAATTTATGACATGTACAGGACAAAGCAGTCCAGAGTTATAACAGAAGATTATATGCAAAAGAACACTTTTGGGAGTACTTCTCTATGTCTTGACAGCCAGCAACGATCAGCCTCGTCGGCTGCAGGGCATTTCACAGCAAGAAGCCTGCATTTTCCAGGCACAGTTCAGAGCAAGAGTGGGTTTAAACCCCCAAACTATCAACAGAGCCCAAAGAGGACTCCTTTATCATCCATCATATGGAACAGATCAGATTCTTTTAGAGATAGACAGAACCAAGAAGTGTTCTTAGAGGCTCCATCACCAATGGAAATTGACCTGTCTAATCAGCGTACGAATCCCAGGTGCTTTCGGGAGAATACAAAATATGAATTTTATCGTTCACAGAGTTTCTACCAGAATGTTAGTTTAAATGCACCCATGGATAATGCAATGAGTTCTGACCCATTTGAGAACTCAGAGAACATGCCTTTCTATACTCAAAATAACCCATTTGCTAGGACTTTCTTTAGTAATACGTTTGGGCAAAACAGGGAACAGATGTTTGGACAAAGTCCTTTTTGGGGCCAACAGGAAGAACATTCTTCCTGGTCAGACTTTCATCAAAGCAGAAAACCATtcattttttctgatagagactttGAAATGATCTCTATTGAAGAAAATCATGCACCCACTGGTCACAGCCATCATGTTCCTTCTCAAGACAGAGGACCATTTTCTCACAGTTACAGGTCAAATATTTTTAGAGACCAAAAAGAGTCACATCCCTGGCAGTTTGATCCTCAGACATGCGCACCAGAGAACATGGAGGTGCCACAAGATAATGATCACCAATCGACTCTTCATTTCAATACACCAAATGTTTATTCCACGGCTGATTCAAGATATCACATTAAATCTGGTGGATTAGGATATCAAAAGGAAAGTTCTCCTACAGAAAGGCATATAAACAAGGACCCTTATTCATTTGGAATAAGGGTCCTAGCATCCTCATTCAAAACTTCACTCCCCCAGATTTATGATGATAAAAGGAATTCTCAGAGTCCCATCTTTCAGAATCCCACAATTAATATGCAGAAAACTATTCCCAGTAAGTCTGTCTGTCTACCAAGAAGAAGCTATACAGAGGCCACTGTAACCAACAGTGACTCAAATCATTATCCGCCTCTTACTGAAAGTCAAGTCAATATCTTGGTCACAGATGTGAGTAATGAAAAAGACTTGAATGAatctattttggaaaaaagccAACAACTAAACAAGATGGACCAGACAAGCATGGCAGGTGAAATACTTCAACCTATATCACAGACAGTGATCTCTAACCCTTTACCTGATTTTCAAAACTCCCTCACCCAGGACTCAGTGAAAAGTGACAGGTTTGCTTTTAACACATCTACCACAATAAGTTCAAAAAGGTCACCTAGCATCAGTTCTAAGAAAGATAACCCCAAACTGTGTACATCACATAGAGATAAAGCCAGTGGATTTAAAAAAGGTAATAGTTGTATTGCGAACCCAAAACTTGACTCTGCAGTTTCCCTTCCTTTCATTCAGGAAAGCAGAGCAACATCATCTTTTCCAAGCCCAAATCAAGATTGTCACCAAGAACAAACTGAAAATAATGAAGTTACTTCAGGCATTCTTCAAAATAACCACAGTGAGTCTGTACCCACTGATAAACAAAATACACAATCTCCAGAAAAGTCTGCTGTTTTAGATGCCAGGGAAGAACAATATAAGACAACTCATTCTGTCAACTGTAGCAAGTCAGTTTCTGGTCCCAGTATGTCAGATGAGTCTTTAGGTCTTTCATCAAGTACATGCTCAGATTCCTTACTTGTGAATAATTCTATTCTTGATGCCCCAGCAATTACTTCTACTATAGCTTTCTCTGGGAGAAGTCCTTCAGGCCCAGATCCATCTctggaagaaagaggggaaaaagactGTGATAGCAAGAACCAAAAAAATCAGTTTGCCTCAAACCACTTTGGGAACCAAAAGAGTAATGAGAGGGATGTGCCTATACATAATGAAATGGTTGGTGTTGCCAAATACGACTCACACCTTCCTTTATGGGCTAGAAAGGGACGAGGAAAAGTAAGACAGCGCATATCTTGTATTGAAAATttgaacaaaacagaaaatagatCAACAGCCATAAGTGACAACAGTGATCCCATTGAGGTGAATCAAAGCAATTTTAAGGCTCCTGAGCCTCACACAACGTATTGCACCCTTCCAAGAAAATCAGCCAGTATTCTTAACAGCAGGAAGTCAGACAGTGATACAATGACTTCTTCCCTTAGGAATAAACCAGTCCCATTCCAAACCAAGAACACTGTGGAAAAGCCTAGGGGACAATACACATCAAACAAATTCAGTCTCAGTTCTTTGGATTCAGAAAATAAGTTTTCCAGAGTGGTTTTAGACTTTGTTCCAGTAGCAACTACAGCTACAGAGGGGGTggcaaataagaaaactatcgaATCTCCTTCTGTTAGGAAAAAGACACTTCCTTTCCTCATCAAGAGGGCTGTGTCATGTCCTTCAGGGGTGCCATATGCTGCAAATGGAAGAGATGGAAAGGAGCGATGCTTGGCCTCAGACTCTGGTGCTCCTGCTGCAGCACCAGTGCACTGGGAAAGAGTTACTAGCCCTCTGAAAAGTGACTCAGCTGTTAAGGATTATTCTTTAACCGAAAGATACCACCAAAATGACTGCTTTCAAGAATGTACTGAGAGGGATAGTGAAAATGCTGACACCAGGACATTTTCACTTTCAAATGAAGACCCTTTACCTTTTTCTTCAGACATGTCAGAGCAAGAAAGTTGGAAATCATTACATAAATGGAAGACTACCAGTACGTTTTCTGTTTCTGGTGATGAAGATAATGTAAAATGTCTCGAGGTAGTTTCAATATATTACACTCTACCGAGGAAACATGGCAAAAAGATTGGTAGTCTCCTACAAAAGTGTACACAGAATACAAATTCATTTACAGAGTCACCCAAAGTAGAGGCTGATGCTTTCAAGAAAAATGACCTAAATCATTCAACACAAGAACAGGTAGGAACATCTTCATCTGAAGACCTGAATATGCTGGTCAACTCCGCTCAGAACAACCACTGCCTTTCTCACACCACTGGAAATAGGACAGTTTTACAATCACCAAATGTTGGGTCCTCATCTGTTTCCCTTCATAAAGGAGACTCTAAAACTAGAGAGATGTTCTTAGATCACTTATCTAAGTCAACCCTAAGTGATTCACaaagcaggaaagaaagagagaaaaaactgcAAAGTGAAACCCTACATAGGTCACCAGTGCTTCcggggaaaaaagtaaaagcaaaatCTGAAAGTCATCAACAGTGCATTAAGTCAGCCAACAGTGGTCCTGCTAGTTCTCTGGCTCATTCAGAGGAgacttctcaaaccctaagaaaTTTGGGAGCACATTCATGTAGTGACATAGCCATCACAGCTGCTGGGAATGGAAATGGTCTTCAGAAAGATGTTATGAGCATAACTACTGATGACAGTGCCAATGAATTACAGCCCAAGGAACTCAGAGGGGAAATTGAAACACATTTCCAAAGACCAACTGATAAAGCACTTTGTGATTCAGAAACCCAAGTCTTTGCTCTTCCTCCAGCTTTGCATAAACTACAACTTGATGAGGAAACTCACTCAAGTGAACTGGATTTAAAGATTCTGCACTCTGAACCTAGAAAATTACCTCAGAGAAGCCAGGACatgaatatgaaaaataaaaccaaTTTGGATGATCTAGAAAAGGAAGACACCAAATCTTTAGCTAAACACCGATTGACAGCTGTGTGCAAAGCAAGCAGAAAATTCCCAGCTAAAGGTTTAAGTCCCAGAAGACATGTAGCTACTATTTTCCCCCAAAGTGGGAACAATTCTGACTTCAGCCAGTTATCTCTTGACACACAGCTTGTTCCAAAGTCCACAGACTCCAGTGGTGGAAGCAGGTTGAGTGACAGTGGAGTGGATATGGAAACATCTGAGAACCCTCCTCAGGTTACTGTACTATCCAGTAGGGAAGCTTCTACCCACATGAGCAATCAAGAGTCTGACAACATTTCACAGCCGCATCAGAATGAATTTGATAATATCTCACAGTTGCCACCAAAGTGTGAAAATTCTAAAAATGTAGCAGAAGTTCAGATTTGGGGAGGAGAGTCAGATTTCATGGACCACCCTGCATTCATCAACTTCACTGAAGCAGACTTTTCTGACTATCAGAGGAAAATGAACACTCCTTGTTCACTGGAGCCTGCACTGCAATCTGCAATACATTCACAACTACAAAGGAGAGGTCCATCTCTGGAGTGGGAACCTGAGCCACTCCCCTATCGTTCTAAGAGTCTGAAAAACATTCATTTGCACGGTGATGGGCTGCGCAAAAGTCAGCCTCCAAAAGCCAGGGAGCGCCACTTTTCTGAAAGCACTTCTATTGATAATGCACTGAGCAGACTGACCCTTGGGGATGAATTCTCTAACAACAGTAGGTACAGTCGAAGGTTCAAATCTTTTTCTGAACTTCCCTCCTGTGATGAAAATGAGAGTTGGACTAATCTGTGTCCCAGATCTGCCACATCTATTTCCAGACCTATTGACTATGGGATTTTTGGAAAAGAGCAGCAGTTGGCATTCTTGGAGAATGTGAAGAGGTCACTCACACAAGGAAGGCTATGGAAGCCAAGTTTCCTTAAGAACCCTGGCTTTCTAAAAGACGAGGTAATTAACCCTCCTAATTCAGTGGAGTCCTCAAGCACAAATGTTCCTTGCAATGAGTTGCCAGAAGACCATTTATCACCAAGTGCTCCACTTAATATCTATGAAGAAGATCCTATGGACTCAGACAGTGACACAGACACAACCACAGATGATGAATATTACCTGGATGAAAATGATAAAGAGTCAGAATTGTGA